The Mucilaginibacter rubeus genomic interval TGCCCCAATGCAGTTTACCGCTAACAGGTGTGCACTGCGTAAAAAAAATAGTGACCGAACTCGGTGTATATGACGTTTTACCAGAAGGTGGTTTCAGGCTAATAGAACGTGCGCCGGGTGTAAGTGTTGAAGAAATTAAACAGGCTACAGCCGGGAAACTTATTGTTGAGGGAGATGTGCCGGAGATAATGGTTTAAATAAGCCCGAAATTACTAACCTTATTGTCATTTCGAACGAACGAGCGGGAGAGCCTTCGTGCGATTGCAGTGAGGAGAAATCTTATACGTCATGCTAATGAACAGGCAATGTTTAAACACCTGGCGTATAAGATTTCTCCTCATAACAGCCCTCAATCCCCTGCCCATTCGTTCGAAATGACAGTAGTTTTGCAATATGAGAAACACTATCTTTAAAACATGGATTTCATGTTTGGAATAGTTGGGATGATTGGCATGGCCATAGCCGGTCTGCTGTATTTTATACCTGCCATTGTAGCCCGCGAAAAGGCCGACTTTAAATCGATCTTCCTGCTTAACCTGTTTCTGGGTTGGACCATCATCGGTTGGATTATGGCACTTGTATGGGCATTTGAAAAAGAAAAAGCGCCTTTGGATCATTATAAACCAGGCTATCCTGGATATACAACCGAAAACGCGCTTAAACTTCGAGCCCTGCAAAACCAATTTGATGCGGGGGTTATCACTAAAACAGATTATGACAATGCCCTCAGAAACATCTTAGGCAATAATCCGCATTAAAAAAGCTTCTTCCTTAAATCGGCCGAGATCTCTTCGGTAATCACCATAATATCCTCTGCAACGTGAGTGTTGTTGGTGATCACACGATCGCACTCATCTTTATAAGGCAGCAGGTATTCTTTATATGCCGGTACAACGTGATTGATCCATTTGTACATCACATCATCATGCGAATAGCCACGCTCTATCAAATCGCGTTTAAGACGACGCTGCAGCGCTACATCTTCATCAGCATCGATAAAAACCTTCAGATCAAGCAACTCGGCAATATCTTTAAAATGTAGAATAAACAAACCTTCCACTATTAAAATAGGTGCCGGCTTGATCTCTATCATTTTAGGGATAGCATCGGGGTTATTAAAAGTATATTCCTGCTTCAGGATAGCTTCCTTATTTAAAAGCTTGCTGATATCCTGCTGAAAATGTTCGTGATCAATAGTTGAAGGAAGATCAAAGTTATACTCTTTGTTTTCTTCCTTCGTCATGTTATGTGCTACCGGAATGTAATAATCATCCTGCGATACGAGGCTCACCTCGTCGGCAGTAAAATGTTCTAAAAAGCACTTTAAGAAAAAGGTTTTGCCTGAGCCGCTTCCGCCGGCAATTCCAATAATATAAGGTTTATTCATTCGGGCTACCGTAGCTGATATTTACCTGGAAACGTTTGTCTAAAGCACCTAAAGCATCGGCAGTGTTTTTGGTCATGATGATCAAAACATTTTTGTTTGTTTCGTTATCGGTAAAACGGCCAACAACCTTTGCAAAGGTGGTATGATTGTTCATAGGGTTTGTAATTTTAATGATGGTGCCAATTGGCGCTGTACGGTGCAGTACCAGTTCCTTTTTAGGATCTAAACCGGCATCGTCCATCCAGGTGGCTACACCTTTCTCAATTTTTTCGTACAGGCCAAAACGGTTGGCTTTGCCGTGATCTCCACCGGTGGTATCTTGTTGCGCTACAACAGTAGTCGA includes:
- a CDS encoding uridine kinase; translation: MNKPYIIGIAGGSGSGKTFFLKCFLEHFTADEVSLVSQDDYYIPVAHNMTKEENKEYNFDLPSTIDHEHFQQDISKLLNKEAILKQEYTFNNPDAIPKMIEIKPAPILIVEGLFILHFKDIAELLDLKVFIDADEDVALQRRLKRDLIERGYSHDDVMYKWINHVVPAYKEYLLPYKDECDRVITNNTHVAEDIMVITEEISADLRKKLF
- a CDS encoding superinfection immunity protein, coding for MDFMFGIVGMIGMAIAGLLYFIPAIVAREKADFKSIFLLNLFLGWTIIGWIMALVWAFEKEKAPLDHYKPGYPGYTTENALKLRALQNQFDAGVITKTDYDNALRNILGNNPH